A section of the Triticum dicoccoides isolate Atlit2015 ecotype Zavitan chromosome 7A, WEW_v2.0, whole genome shotgun sequence genome encodes:
- the LOC119328930 gene encoding receptor-like protein kinase 5 — MPSIYPLPFLLLAVLLLAGESSSQPASGDQATLLAIKKGWGDPAQLASWDPAAHADHCSWTGVACEGAGAGRVVTGLSLQKLNISGEVPGSVCDLANLARLDLSYNNLTGAFPGAALYRCARLRSLDLSYNGFDGALPDDIGLLSSAMEHLNLSANHFSGAVPAAVAGLPLLKSLILDTNQFTGAYPAAEISKLTGLEKLTLAVNPFAPAPAPSEFAKLTNLSYLWMADMNMTGEIPKAYSSLVKLEMLSVTGNNLTGGIPAWVLQLPKLKYVYLFNNGLTGELPRNITAVNLMELDVSSNNLTGEIPEDIGNLKNLSILFMYTNQLTGTIPASMATLPKLSDIRLFENKLSGELPAELGKHSPLVNLEVCNNNLSGSLPESLCANGKLDDIVVFNNNFSGEFPKNLGDCVLLNNIMLYNNRFSGEFPAKIWSFPKLTTLMIHNNGFTGALPAVLSENITRIEMGNNKFSGSFPTSATGLSVFQAENNQLSGDLPVNMSKFANLTDLSVSGNQLTGSIPASVNLLQKLNSLNLSGNRLSGTIPPSSIGLLPSLNILDLSGNEITGAIPPDFNNLKLNKLDMSSNQLTGEVLPSLQSAAYESSFVGNHGLCARKGSGVDLPKCGSARDELSRGLIVLFSMLAGIVLVGSVGIACLLFRRRKEQQEVTDWKMTQFTHLGFTESDVLNNIREENVIGSGGSGKVYRIHLPARAGGDEEHGGSGGGRMVAVKRIWNARKLEAKFDKEFEAEVKVLGNIRHNNIVRLLCCISSQDVKLLVYEYMENGSLDRWLHHLDRQGAPAPLDWPTRLAIAIDSAKGLCYMHHDSAQSIVHRDVKSSNILLDPEFHAKIADFGLARMLVKSGELESVSAIGGTFGYMAPEYASRLRVNEKVDVYSFGVVLLELITGKVANDGGADVCLAEWAWRRYQKGSPFNDVVDEHIRDPANMADILAVFTLGVICTGENPPARPSMKEVLQHLIRCDRMSAQAEACQLDYGGDGGAPLLDAKKGSRRRDVSDSGRWDDDEEDSGNFVVHAV, encoded by the exons ATGCCGAGCATCTATCCCCTCCCCTTCCTGCTCCTCGCCGTCCTCCTGCTGGCCGGCGAGTCGAGCTCGCAGCCCGCCTCCGGCGACCAGGCCACCCTCCTGGCCATCAAGAAGGGCTGGGGTGACCCCGCGCAGCTCGCGTCGTGGGACCCCGCCGCCCACGCCGACCACTGCAGCTGGACCGGCGTCGCCTGCGAGGGCGCCGGCGCCGGGCGAGTCGTCACGGGGCTATCCTTGCAGAAGCTGAACATTAGCGGCGAGGTGCCGGGGTCTGTGTGCGACCTGGCGAACCTGGCCCGCCTCGACCTCTCCTACAACAACCTCACCGGCGCCTTCCCCGGCGCCGCGCTCTACCGCTGCGCCCGGCTCCGGTCCCTCGACCTCTCCTACAACGGGTTCGATGGGGCCCTCCCGGATGACATCGGCCTGCTGTCGTCCGCGATGGAGCACCTCAACCTCTCGGCTAACCACTTCTCCGGCGCCGTGCCAGCGGCGGTCGCGGGGCTTCCGCTGCTGAAGTCGCTGATTCTTGACACGAACCAGTTCACCGGCGCGTACCCGGCGGCCGAGATAAGCAAGCTCACCGGGCTTGAGAAGCTCACGCTTGCCGTGAACCctttcgcgccggcgccggcgccgtccGAGTTCGCCAAGCTGACCAACCTGAGCTACCTCTGGATGGCCGACATGAACATGACCGGCGAGATCCCGAAGGCCTACTCGAGTCTAGTGAAACTCGAGATGCTCTCTGTGACGGGGAACAATCTCACCGGCGGGATCCCGGCGTGGGTCTTGCAGCTCCCAAAGCTCAAGTACGTGTACCTGTTCAACAACGGACTCACCGGCGAGCTCCCGCGCAATATCACGGCGGTGAATTTGATGGAGCTTGATGTGTCGTCGAACAACCTCACCGGAGAAATACCGGAAGACATCGGTAACCTCAAGAACCTGAGCATATTGTTCATGTACACCAACCAGCTCACCGGCACCATTCCCGCAAGCATGGCGACGCTCCCCAAACTCAGTGACATCCGGCTATTTGAGAACAagctctccggcgagctcccggcGGAGCTCGGGAAGCACTCGCCGCTCGTCAACCTCGAGGTCTGCAACAACAACCTTTCCGGCTCGCTCCCGGAATCACTCTGCGCCAACGGGAAGCTCGACGACATCGTCGTCTTCAATAACAACTTCTCCGGCGAGTTCCCGAAGAACCTGGGCGACTGCGTCCTGCTGAACAACATCATGCTCTACAACAACCGCTTCTCCGGCGAGTTCCCAGCGAAGATATGGTCATTTCCGAAGTTGACCACTCTGATGATACATAACAACGGTTTCACCGGGGCTCTGCCGGCCGTGCTATCTGAGAACATCACGCGGATTGAGATGGGGAATAACAAATTCTCTGGCTCCTTCCCAACGTCGGCAACCGGGCTGAGCGTGTTCCAGGCGGAGAACAATCAGCTCTCCGGCGATCTGCCGGTCAACATGAGCAAGTTTGCCAACCTGACTGATCTGTCAGTGTCCGGCAACCAGCTAACTGGTTCCATACCAGCATCAGTCAACTTGTTGCAGAAGCTCAATTCTCTCAACTTGAGCGGCAACCGACTGTCCGGCACCATTCCACCTTCCAGCATCGGATTGCTTCCATCGCTGAATATCCTTGATTTATCCGGCAATGAAATCACCGGTGCCATACCGCCGGACTTCAACAACCTGAAACTCAACAAGCTCGACATGTCGTCAAACCAGCTCACCGGCGAGGTGCTGCCCTCGTTGCAGAGCGCGGCATACGAGAGCAGCTTCGTCGGCAACCACGGGCTCTGTGCTAGGAAAGGCTCGGGGGTAGACCTCCCGAAATGCGGCAGTGCCCGCGACGAGCTCTCGAGGGGCTTGATCGTCCTCTTCTCCATGCTCGCCGGCATTGTTCTCGTCGGTAGCGTGGGCATCGCATGCCTGCTCTTCCGGCGGCGGAAGGAGCAGCAGGAGGTGACCGACTGGAAGATGACGCAGTTCACCCATCTGGGCTTCACCGAGTCGGATGTGCTCAACAACATCCGTGAGGAGAACGTGATCGGCAGCGGCGGGTCCGGGAAGGTGTACCGCATCCACCTGCCTGCCCGTGCCGGCGGCGACGAGGAGcacggcggcagcggtggcggcaggATGGTGGCCGTGAAGAGGATATGGAACGCGAGGAAGCTGGAAGCGAAGTTCGACAAGGAGTTCGAGGCGGAGGTGAAGGTGCTGGGCAACATCCGGCACAACAACATCGTGAGgctgctctgctgcatctccaGCCAGGACGTGAAGCTGCTGGTGTACGAGTACATGGAGAACGGCAGCCTCGACCGGTGGCTGCACCACCTTGACCGCCAGGGCGCGCCGGCGCCGCTGGACTGGCCGACGAGGCTGGCCATCGCCATCGACTCGGCCAAGGGGCTCTGCTACATGCACCACGACTCCGCGCAGTCGATCGTGCACCGGGATGTCAAGTCCAGCAACATCTTGCTCGACCCGGAGTTCCACGCCAAGATCGCCGACTTCGGGCTCGCCCGGATGCTTGTCAAGTCCGGCGAGCTGGAGTCCGTGTCAGCCATCGGCGGCACGTTCGGGTACATGGCCCCAG AGTATGCGTCAAGGCTGAGGGTGAACGAGAAGGTCGACGTCTACAGCTTTGGCGTGGTTCTGCTGGAGCTGATCACCGGCAAGGTCGCGAACGACGGCGGCGCCGACGTCTGCCTGGCGGAGTGGGCGTGGCGGCGGTACCAAAAGGGCTCTCCGTTCAACGACGTGGTCGACGAGCACATCCGAGACCCGGCTAACATGGCGGACATCCTGGCCGTGTTCACCCTCGGCGTGATCTGCACGGGGGAGAACCCTCCGGCGCGGCCGTCCATGAAGGAGGTCCTGCAGCACCTCATCCGGTGCGACAGGATGTCCGCTCAGGCAGAGGCGTGCCAGCTGGactatggcggcgacggcggcgcgccGCTGCTCGACGCGAAGAAAGGCAGCCGGAGGAGGGACGTGTCGGACTCCGGCAGgtgggacgacgacgaggaggacagcggcaactTCGTGGTGCACGCGGTTTAG